The genomic window GTTGTTACCCAATTTTCTTGCAGAATATTTTTGCCCAGGACAAGTTTATGACATCATGAAAGTGACAGAAATCTTGAGATGGGTTGTGAGTTTGGTGACTTGAAGGTATATGATTACTGTTATTTTGCTCAGTTTTGTAAGTATTAGAGTGAATCACTTGAACTCTTACTTTACACCAAGActtcctttctttttttgttcttaTCTTTCAGCAGTAAATGTTAGCTATCATGTGTCCATGTGGGTGCCATTATGATGGTTTAGGGTGCGACTGTGAACACAACATACTCTAGTACGTGTATTAGCATCTGATGTAATGCTTCAAGTTTGGTCTATTTTTCCTTTTTCAGTTTTTTCTGTACAGACCATCTCTATTCAGGAAAATGGAGAGGGAGAATCCATTTTAGTACCTCTGTTCTATGTTTTTGGATCCGTGGATTTGCTGTACGTTTGCTGTTTCGTTACAATGACTTCTGTTCATTTCAACAAGCAATTCTTGCACTCATGAGTTTAGATTCATAGCATCTGATTttcttcaaatgattatggttttGTTGGTTGGGCTACATTCAGTTTACGTATTCGATTTTATTTTACAATGCATTGATCTTTTTCAATATTGAGAGCTTAAAATATCCAGCTTATGCGCTACTCGCTTCGAGGTACGTCGAAATAGTGCACTTTGTTCTTTTTATTGTATGCATTGCCTCTGAATTGCAGTGAATTGGAGACAGTTCAAATTCCTTGAGTTTAATTGAGGATTTAGAAAATGGGAGAGTCGGATTCAAAACTGTCTGGGTCATGCATTAAGAGACGTTTGTAACTCATATTGGATGGATGTAGTTTCTAATCGCTCTGTCCTGCGTTACTGCTTTTTGGAGGAAATGCTCGAAGAGCAATCTTAGCCTTTGAAGCTTCCTTAGGTGATGGGAACCATCAGGTAGATGTCTCCATCTCTTGCTCTCCCTTGCTTGAAACTTGTCTGCTGATTCCTAGAGAATTGGTATTAAAACTGATTCAGTGTTCAGCAGTAGTGATCATGTATGTTTTGTTGGCTGCAGGAAATGATCACAAAGAAGCGGAAAATTATTGAAAGGCTTAAAGTACGAATGGGGTTTAAAGCACATTCTTGCAGTTGTTAATGCACTACTTCCGGAGAACAACAAAAGAACAAGTCTAAACCCATGTCTGCCCATCCTAAACGAACAGGTTACGTCGGGTAGGCTTACTACGGGCACCCACAGGGCTCTATAAATTCCTGGCCAATTCCTGGTCAGTTTATGAAACCCCCTATCTCTATGATTAACTTTTAGTGAGAGCTGAGATGAAAAGTTATAAAACTCTCATTGAACAGTAAAACCCTAGATAACGGAGCAAGCAAAAACTCAGGGCTAAGCTTCAATGGTGACTTGCCTTCCAGATGAGCTAGTTGGTAGAATAATGTCAAGGTTACCAGGGAAATCGATATCACAACTCAGGTGTGTATGTAAATCATGGTCTCTATTTGATGATTTGGTGGAGTTGGAGCTACTACACATTAAAATAAAGCGCTTGTACATCGAGTTGCGGCAGGTAACGTATATCCCACTATGTAACTTTATTTAAATCCTACTGACAACACCTAAATTCTTCTGaacaatgtaaaaaaaaaagaagaaagaacagaTTTTGTATAATATAAAGCTGTAATTTTTTAAAATTCAGATTTATTTACTTTTACCAACAGTTACACCTGATGGGTTTTCGCTCAAGATTGATTCCGGTTATGATGTAAAGCTGAATTTCAGACCTTGTAAATGTAAAACTGCTGCCAAATTATCCATTGTGCCGCTCATAAGCCACCCTTTCCCCGGTACACTATGTTAACTCCTCGAGGCTTTGGGCACCAAAGACTAAATCTTGCACCTTCCTACAAATCACTGAACATTTTGATGCCTTCACATTTCGTAGAGTCTTGAACCAGGCATGCCATTGCCAACCATCAAATACCAAGTCATAATCCCTGCTCCAATCACTTCACTCTGTTCAGTATAAGCTAATAATGAAAAACAGGCGATCTAACATCTAATTCAGACCGGGTCAAATGCTAAATCggattcaaattcagatcgagtCAGACGCTAAATCAGATTCAGATCACAAACGAACATTTGGCTCTCGTAAGATTAGTTTCAGCCTTATGCGTTCCGTGCCGTGCCGTTGCACCGTAAACACCTTTATCATGCAGCGGTTGTGCCACCACTTGGCAGATCCTTTATCCACCACTGTAAACACCTTTATCTGAACCGTAGTTTCTTTTAAAGTAAAAACTAACTTCTCAGCTTCATGGCCAAAAGCCCTCTTTGGTCATGCTCCCTCCTTGCCAGCACATCTTGAAGGTATGAAATTGTGTTTCTCTGTTTTAGATTCTTTTCACTTGTTATGATGCTGAAGTTGTCATATGATGTTTTACAAGTCTTTAAGCTGTTTGAGATGCCATTAAACTGTTTGTTGAAATTCCTCACAGACAAATAGTAGTGCTCTGGTGTATTTATAAGCAGGAAAACAGAAACGAAATCAACAAAgaataaaccctaatttaagaAATGGCTTGTGATGATCAAAGTGACCCAACAGAAGGAAGGATACCTCAATCAAACAGCAACCTGCTTCGAAAACTAAAGGTTTgtcatatcttcttcttcttcttctccattttaTTTGATcagttgttttcttcttctagttTTGAGAATGAGAGAATCTATGTGTTTGTATGCTGTGTAGGAGTTTGATAAGTTCTACTCATCTCAGAAAATGGAAATTAAACTAGGAATTGATATTAAAACACTTGAGGAAACAAAGAAGAAGTTGAAAAGTGAGACTGAATCACTAGACAAACAAATGGAAACTCTGCGAAGCGAAATTGATTTCCTACACAAACATAAGTTTGAAGAAATTAAATTCCTTCACAAAGAAAAGTTTGATTTGGAAATTGAGGTGGAATCACTCAGCAAAGAAAGGGAGCAATCGAGGAGGACTATTGAATCAGAGAAACTTATGcttaactctaagaagtgggataTCGAAAGAGATGTTAAATTACTCACAAAGACGAAGACTGAATTTGAGAATGAAGTTGAATCACTTAGCAGTGAGAAGACTGTCCTTGAGAGTGATGTTGAATCACTTAAAAGTGAGAAGGCTATACTCAATGCAGATAAGACTCGGCTTGTATATGATGTAGAATGACTCAACAAAGAGAAAAGTAACCTAAGAAACAATGTCAACTTACTCGATAGAGAGAAGTGCGCACTCCAAAGTGGCACTAAGGTTCTTCTAAAAGAGACTACTAAAATGCGGAATGGGATTGAGACTCTCAACCAAGAGAAGACTGTACTCGGGAAGGATGTCAATTTACTCGATAAAGAAAAGACAAGAATAGCAAGTGAATTTGAGTTGATGAATAGAGACAAGGCTATAGCGGCAAGGGATGTTGAGCTACTGAACAAGGAGAAGCTTATCTTTGCAAGTAAGAAGAACGAATTGCAAGCTGACATTGAGTTACTTAAAAATGAGAAGACTATACTTAATGCAGACAAGACTCAACAAAGAGAAAAGTAACCTAAGGAATGATGTCAACTTACTCGATAGAGAGAAATGCAGACTCCAAAGTGGCATTAAAGTTCTTCTAAAAGAGACTACTAAAATGCGAAATGGGATTGAGATTCTCAATGGAGAGGCGGTCAAAGTGCGAAATGGGACTGAGATTCTAAATGAAGAGACGAATAAACTGCGAAACGGGATTGAGATTTTGAACAAAGAGAAGACAACACTCGGGAAGGATGTCGAATTACTCGATAAAGAAAAGATAAGAATAGAAGGTAAATTTAAATTGCTGAATGGAGACAAGGTTATAATTCCAAGGGATGTTGAGCTACTGAACAAGGAAAAGCTTATCTTGGCAAGCGAGAAGTCTGGATTGCAAGCTGACATTGAATTACTTAGGAATGAGAAGACAACAATTAATGTAGAAAAGACTCAGCTTGGATCTGATATTTGTTTGCTCACTAAGAGGAAGATTGTCTTAGAAAGTGATATTGAATttgatgaaaagaagaagaatgaattggGAAGGATACTTGAGTTACTCAACAAGGAGAAGGAAAAACTACAAAATGATTTTGAATCACTCAAGAAAGCAATGTCTACGGCTGGAAGTGACTTAGAACTACTCGGCAAAGAGAAAAGTATACTAAGAAATGATGTCCACTTGCTCGAAAAAAAGAAATGTGGACTCCAGAGTGCGATAAAGGTTCTTATAAAAGAAACTACTAAGCAGCAAGATGGTATTGAGGAGATGAACTCAAGGAGGACTATCCTTGAGAAGGATATTGAATCACTCAATAATGAAAAGAACAAAATAGGATGTGAATCTAAATTGCTGAATAGAGAGAAGGCTGTAATTGCAAATGATGTTGAGTTACTTAAGCAAGATAAGGATAAATTACAAATGGATGTTGAAACTCTCAAGGAAGAAAAGAATACATTGCATAAGTTTCTAGATGAAGAGAAGGCTGAATTTGTTGATTCTGCGATACATGAAGTTCTTGAATCTATTCCTGAACGAGAGAAGACATTAGCTAAGAATGAAAAAGTGGTTGCCAAGCAACGTATTTACAATCAGGAGCTTCTGGAAGTTCGACAAGAAATAATCAAGGTATAAATTTCTAAAGATCTTTTTACTCTCCAATAGATGTGGATTGATCTCCTAACAAAATTATTTCTATATCTATTACTAATTGATGTAAGTGTATGCTATTAATGCAGCAAATGGAGtcagaaaagaaaaccaaaaatagGGTGATTggagaaaaaaagagaaagagaggagATCTAAAGCTGTGGAATTTCAGAGAGAATAAGAGAGCCACACTGAAAGAAGTGATTGGTTTTCAGTTGAACCGTACAGATAAGTAAAACAGATGAACTTCTACGTAAGCCATGTGCAAGTATTCCTATAATCGGGCTATTTTTTGAGGTTTTTTGGGTACATCAGGGATAGGATGCTAACTTTATATATAGTAGTAAATATGTGTAAAAGAATTAGGTTATGAGATAATGACACATAAGGAAGGATATCATAGAGATGTCAATGACCTGCTCATGATGTGAAGCTGAATTTCAAAGTTGTAAATGTTTTGGATTTGAAATGTAAAACTGCTGCTGAATTTGCCTTTTTGAGAAAATGCCTACAATGGGGGTGTTCTTATTCAGTTGTTACCTGTAGAAAATCGTATATCTATATTCCCTCTTTTTTATTCATGTTTTAGTCTTGGATTCCTTCGAGTTTTGTTATTACCCAAAAATCACTTTCTTGCAGGATATTTTTGCTTGAGACAAGATTAAAGGAATGTGACATCATGAAAGTGGTAGGATTCTTGAAATGGGTTGTGAGTCTTATGACCTGGAGGTATATGATTACTGTTACTTTGCTCAGTATTGCAGTATTAGCATCAATATTAGTGTAAACCTCTTGAGCTATCACTTTCCACCAAAATTTTAGCGTGTTGAGTTTTGACACACCTTGGTTGTAGTTTTTTGTCAATCCTCAAGATCCAGCAGTAAATGTTAGGTTTTCATGTGTCCCTATGGGAGATTGTGATGCTTTAGGGTGTGAACCGTGAAGCTTTCTTTTGTAGTTTCTAGTACCTGTTTTAGCATCTGATGCAATACTTAAGCTTGATCTTTTCTCCTTTGCATTTTTGTTTTAGTGTTTGTTCATTGTGTAGCTTTAGTGTTACAGATGATCTCTGTTCAGGAAAATGGAGAAGGAGAAtctatttgcttaagaatgataaTTTTCATCAGTTTGTTTGTAGGTTTTCTAATCTGTTTGGTTAGAATGGGCAGACATGGGTTCGCACTTGTTGCTTGTTGTTCTCCACAAGTGCATTAGCAACTGCAGAACATACTTGCTGAGAACAACCAAATAAAAGTCGGGCAACCTTACTATAGGCCCCTAGGGGCAGGATCTAATCCCAGCAGTACATGCCTATATTATTAAAACCCTAGACAacggagcaagtaaaaatcaggGTAAGCTTCATGGTTTAACATATTGGAAGAACCTATCTTTGTTGCATTGGTGGAATTGGAGCTACTACAAATTAAAATAAAGCGCTGGAAAATTGAATTTAAATTGCTGCAGGTAATGTATATCTGACTTTATTACTTTATTAATTGAAGGTTAAAGATATTAGTCGGTATTCGACTGTACGGCATCTTTCGCATTACGTTTTAGAGCCATTACGCCAGG from Papaver somniferum cultivar HN1 unplaced genomic scaffold, ASM357369v1 unplaced-scaffold_80, whole genome shotgun sequence includes these protein-coding regions:
- the LOC113344907 gene encoding paramyosin, long form-like; the encoded protein is MQGDILSLNEKKTILENEIGSLSNEKTNLGKENELLNKEKTKLQSDFAFLNKEKSRMQGDIRSLNEKKTILESEIDSRSIKKTNLGNENELLNKEKTKLQSDSAFLNKEKSTMQGDILSLNEKKIILESEIDSLSNEKTNLGNENELLNKEKMKLRRDSAYLNKEKSAMQGDILLLNEKKAILESEIGSLSNEKTNLGNKNELLYMGNMKLRSDFELLNKDKSKLQGDICSLNKKKTVMESEIESLSNEKTNLGNDNELLYKEKAKLVTETEFLNKEKMELRSDFEFLNQEKTQLGMDVVLLKKRKSEVETDFKCLQDEKTKLHSDIESLNKEKAKLGTDFDFTNKEKDKLQNDIELLIGEKDKLQSDIEFLNEEKAEFVRSVTSEVNESFYEREKTLAENEKMCIELKEKNQTLVAKEQFYTEELQDASQELIKVLQGMKSEKVTRKVIGVKRIRGDEVLWNFREKKRATLKEVISFQLTRTDKTISIQENGEGESILVPLFYVFGSVDLLLCATRFEEMITKKRKIIERLKVRMGFKAHSCNELVGRIMSRLPGKSISQLRCVCKSWSLFDDLVELELLHIKIKRLYIELRQIYLLLPTVTPDGFSLKIDSGYDEFDKFYSSQKMEIKLGIDIKTLEETKKKLKSETESLDKQMETLRSEIDFLHKHKFEEIKFLHKEKFDLEIEVESLSKEREQSRRTIESEKLMLNSKKWDIERDVKLLTKTKTEFENEVESLSSEKTVLESDVESLKSEKAILNADKTRRSLSLQVRRTNCKLTLSYLKMRRLYLMQTRLNKEKSNLRNDVNLLDREKCRLQSGIKVLLKETTKMRNGIEILNGEAVKVRNGTEILNEETNKLRNGIEILNKEKTTLGKDVELLDKEKIRIEGKFKLLNGDKVIIPRDVELLNKEKLILASEKSGLQADIELLRNEKTTINVEKTQLGSDICLLTKRKIVLESDIEFDEKKKNELGRILELLNKEKEKLQNDFESLKKAMSTAGSDLELLGKEKSILRNDVHLLEKKKCGLQSAIKVLIKETTKQQDGIEEMNSRRTILEKDIESLNNEKNKIGCESKLLNREKAVIANDVELLKQDKDKLQMDVETLKEEKNTLHKFLDEEKAEFVDSAIHEVLESIPEREKTLAKNEKVVAKQRIYNQELLEVRQEIIKQMESEKKTKNRVIGEKKRKRGDLKLWNFRENKRATLKEVIGFQLNRTDK
- the LOC113344945 gene encoding uncharacterized protein LOC113344945 yields the protein MACDDQSDPTEGRIPQSNSNLLRKLKEFDKFYSSQKMEIKLGIDIKTLEETKKKLKSETESLDKQMETLRSEIDFLHKHKFEEIKFLHKEKFDLEIEVESLSKEREQSRRTIESEKLMLNSKKWDIERDVKLLTKTKTEFENEVESLSSEKTVLESDVESLKSEKAILNADKTRLVYDVE